The following proteins are encoded in a genomic region of Rhizobium sp. CCGE531:
- the trmFO gene encoding methylenetetrahydrofolate--tRNA-(uracil(54)-C(5))-methyltransferase (FADH(2)-oxidizing) TrmFO, producing MTQTNSHSPIHVIGGGLAGSEAAWQIASAGAPVILHEMRGVRGTEAHKSDDLAELVCSNSFRSDDATSNAVGVIHAEMRMAGSLIMACADKHQVPAGGALAVDRDGFSAAVTQAIAGHPLITVVREEIQGLPPKEWDQAIIATGPLTAPGLASAIQAETGADALAFFDAIAPIVYRDSINMDICWYQSRYDKVGPGGTGKDYINCPMDEAQYNAFLDALIAGDPVGFKEWEGTPYFDGCLPIEVMAERGRETLRHGPMKPMGLTNAHNPTVKAHAVVQLRQDNALGTLYNMVGFQTKLKYGAQAEIFRLIPGLENAEFARLGGLHRNTYINSPTLLDRSLVLKSRPGLRFAGQITGCEGYVESASIGLLAGRFAAAERRGETPLPPPDTTALGSLLNHITGGHIVSDEEPGKRSFQPMNINFGLFPELEPGSIVKPEGVKRFRGKDKTIMKRQLIAKRALGDCAKWLGVQIPVLAESA from the coding sequence ATGACACAGACCAATTCCCACTCCCCCATCCACGTCATCGGCGGCGGGCTCGCCGGCTCGGAAGCTGCTTGGCAAATCGCCAGCGCCGGCGCACCCGTCATCCTGCATGAGATGCGCGGCGTTCGCGGCACGGAAGCACACAAGAGCGACGATCTTGCCGAACTGGTATGCTCCAATTCGTTTCGTTCCGACGACGCGACCAGCAATGCCGTCGGCGTCATCCATGCCGAGATGCGCATGGCGGGCTCCCTCATCATGGCATGTGCTGACAAGCATCAGGTGCCGGCCGGTGGCGCGCTCGCAGTCGACCGCGATGGCTTTTCCGCAGCGGTGACGCAGGCGATTGCGGGCCATCCCTTGATTACCGTCGTCCGCGAGGAAATCCAGGGTCTGCCTCCGAAGGAATGGGACCAGGCGATCATCGCCACGGGCCCGCTGACGGCACCTGGGCTTGCCAGCGCCATCCAGGCGGAAACAGGTGCGGATGCGCTTGCCTTCTTCGACGCCATCGCGCCGATCGTCTACCGCGACAGCATCAACATGGACATCTGCTGGTATCAGTCGCGCTACGACAAAGTCGGTCCCGGCGGCACCGGCAAGGACTATATCAACTGTCCGATGGACGAAGCCCAATATAATGCCTTCCTCGATGCGTTGATCGCCGGCGATCCCGTCGGCTTCAAGGAATGGGAAGGCACGCCCTATTTCGACGGCTGCCTGCCGATCGAGGTCATGGCGGAGCGCGGACGCGAAACCCTGCGTCATGGGCCGATGAAACCGATGGGCCTGACCAACGCCCACAATCCCACGGTCAAGGCCCATGCCGTGGTGCAGCTGCGCCAGGACAATGCGCTCGGCACGCTCTACAACATGGTCGGCTTCCAGACGAAGCTGAAATATGGAGCGCAGGCGGAGATCTTCCGGCTGATCCCCGGCCTTGAAAATGCGGAATTCGCGCGCCTCGGCGGCCTGCACCGCAATACCTATATCAATTCGCCGACCCTGCTCGACCGCTCGCTGGTGCTGAAATCCCGGCCGGGCCTGCGTTTTGCCGGTCAGATCACCGGCTGCGAAGGCTATGTCGAAAGCGCCAGCATCGGCTTGCTCGCCGGCCGCTTCGCTGCCGCTGAACGCAGGGGCGAAACGCCATTACCGCCGCCGGATACGACCGCGCTCGGTTCGCTGCTGAACCACATCACCGGCGGCCACATCGTCTCGGACGAAGAGCCGGGCAAGCGCTCTTTCCAGCCGATGAACATCAATTTCGGGCTTTTCCCGGAGCTGGAGCCGGGATCGATCGTCAAGCCGGAGGGCGTCAAACGCTTCCGCGGCAAGGACAAGACCATCATGAAGCGTCAGCTTATCGCCAAGCGCGCGCTTGGTGACTGCGCGAAATGGCTGGGCGTGCAGATACCGGTTCTCGCGGAGAGTGCCTGA
- a CDS encoding VOC family protein has translation MGMQIQGIYAALATASMDRAEAFYTQLFDREPDDRPMDGLIQWRNVAGANIQIFHDKENAGSGRLTIVVPKMDEARRSLEEIGVKFTGESKGDYGRIAQCTDPDGNRITLAEPPSRPFNT, from the coding sequence ATGGGAATGCAAATCCAAGGAATTTACGCCGCGCTCGCGACAGCAAGTATGGATAGAGCGGAGGCGTTCTATACCCAGCTTTTCGACCGGGAGCCTGATGATCGTCCCATGGACGGGTTGATCCAATGGCGCAACGTCGCGGGCGCAAACATTCAAATCTTCCATGACAAGGAGAATGCGGGGTCCGGCAGACTGACCATCGTAGTGCCGAAAATGGATGAAGCCCGCAGATCGCTCGAAGAAATAGGCGTGAAGTTCACAGGTGAATCGAAAGGTGACTACGGAAGGATCGCCCAGTGCACGGACCCTGACGGAAATCGCATCACGCTTGCAGAGCCGCCCTCGAGGCCTTTCAATACATAG
- a CDS encoding DUF1127 domain-containing protein → MNPIRIAKNWISYRRTLNELGNLSSQTLSDIGVSRYEIRNIASRSFR, encoded by the coding sequence ATGAACCCGATTCGCATTGCTAAGAACTGGATCAGCTACCGCCGCACCCTGAACGAACTCGGCAACCTCTCCAGCCAGACCCTTTCGGACATCGGCGTCAGCCGCTACGAGATCCGCAACATCGCTTCCCGCTCTTTCCGTTAA
- a CDS encoding DUF1127 domain-containing protein, giving the protein MNLTRSFNNWRKYRQTVNELGRMSSRELHDLGIDRADIHRVAREATGR; this is encoded by the coding sequence ATGAACCTGACCCGCTCTTTCAACAACTGGCGCAAGTATCGTCAGACCGTCAATGAACTCGGCCGCATGAGCTCGCGTGAACTGCACGACCTCGGCATCGACCGCGCCGACATCCATCGCGTTGCCCGCGAAGCCACCGGCCGCTAA
- a CDS encoding DUF2157 domain-containing protein, whose product MYRGRLERDLKIWVEKGLVDVGAAKAMLREYDGRQSSFSAGRVLTIIAAVLLGLAILLFVSANWEAIPRIARLAGLVAMIWAFYLAAAHLLTLGRSIIASGLLILGTLSFGGAMALVGQMYNMSGDELTMMLVWFAAACLVAALFRLSAQVALAGFLAWAFCGVYLWDHFDQWRGIMPWVPPLMAVILIALVRYVDAPGARHLAYLMLVGWLTWLFGRHESLNTAILFAGLGMAAFLLVSIPASPLMSLVRTAGAAPAFYTFLIASIGFFLVHAEISNGSFENNVWVEDKLPLIIVAAATLASSVIAIALSGRDNGAVRYLAYFVFACEVLYLASETIGSIIGTAGFFLVAGVLVAIAAWLVIQLERRFSDNRGQGTRA is encoded by the coding sequence ATGTATAGGGGCAGGCTGGAACGGGATCTGAAAATCTGGGTCGAGAAAGGTCTTGTCGATGTAGGCGCCGCAAAGGCGATGCTACGTGAATATGACGGCCGCCAGTCGAGCTTCAGTGCCGGGCGCGTGCTGACTATCATAGCGGCCGTGCTTCTCGGCCTGGCGATACTGCTTTTCGTTTCCGCCAATTGGGAGGCGATTCCGAGGATCGCGCGCCTCGCGGGGCTCGTCGCCATGATATGGGCCTTCTATCTCGCCGCCGCCCATCTGCTCACCCTGGGGCGCTCGATTATCGCATCCGGACTTTTGATCCTGGGCACGCTGAGCTTCGGCGGCGCCATGGCGCTCGTCGGCCAGATGTACAACATGTCCGGCGACGAGCTGACGATGATGCTCGTCTGGTTTGCGGCGGCCTGCCTTGTGGCGGCGCTGTTTCGTTTAAGCGCGCAGGTCGCGCTTGCCGGCTTTCTGGCCTGGGCATTTTGCGGCGTCTATCTATGGGACCATTTCGATCAGTGGCGTGGTATCATGCCATGGGTGCCGCCTCTGATGGCCGTCATTCTGATTGCGCTCGTTCGATATGTTGACGCGCCAGGCGCGCGGCATCTCGCCTACCTCATGCTGGTAGGGTGGTTGACCTGGCTTTTCGGCCGGCATGAGAGCCTGAATACGGCAATCCTCTTTGCCGGCCTCGGGATGGCAGCCTTTCTTCTCGTCAGCATCCCCGCTTCGCCGCTGATGTCTCTTGTGCGAACGGCTGGAGCGGCCCCAGCATTCTACACTTTTCTGATCGCATCGATCGGCTTCTTCCTGGTCCATGCCGAGATCAGCAATGGGTCCTTCGAAAACAATGTCTGGGTGGAAGACAAGCTGCCGCTCATCATCGTGGCGGCGGCGACGCTGGCGAGTTCTGTCATCGCCATCGCCCTCAGCGGCCGTGACAATGGCGCGGTGCGCTATCTCGCCTATTTCGTTTTTGCTTGTGAGGTTCTCTACCTCGCCAGCGAGACGATCGGCTCGATCATCGGGACGGCCGGCTTCTTTCTTGTCGCCGGTGTGCTCGTGGCGATTGCCGCGTGGCTGGTCATCCAGCTCGAACGGCGCTTTTCCGACAATCGCGGGCAGGGAACACGGGCATGA
- a CDS encoding GDYXXLXY domain-containing protein, protein MTDIAETNPAIGPRRLWIAAIVVAALQTAVLGYMVGERAWGLRSGTEILLKTAPVDPRDLLRGDYVTLNYDISRVPFSTMVEGPPKMSRSAAILSVRLKKQDDGYWGIVESSFGALDPKPDTVVLKSLPVDYVFYGDATDPSQAIVGVTYGIERYYVPEGQGHDIESARNDNRVAIAARVSSDGVAHIKSLLLDGKSVYEEPLY, encoded by the coding sequence ATGACCGATATAGCTGAGACGAACCCGGCCATCGGCCCCCGACGTCTATGGATCGCCGCCATCGTCGTGGCTGCGCTGCAGACCGCCGTCCTGGGCTACATGGTTGGCGAGCGCGCATGGGGGCTGCGAAGCGGCACCGAAATTCTCCTGAAGACAGCGCCGGTCGATCCGCGCGATCTCCTGCGCGGCGACTATGTGACTTTGAACTATGACATATCGCGGGTTCCGTTCTCGACGATGGTCGAGGGACCACCGAAAATGAGCCGAAGTGCCGCGATATTGTCCGTTCGCCTGAAGAAGCAGGATGACGGTTACTGGGGTATCGTCGAATCATCCTTCGGAGCGCTCGATCCGAAACCCGATACGGTCGTGCTCAAAAGCCTGCCTGTCGATTATGTTTTCTATGGCGATGCGACCGATCCGTCGCAGGCGATTGTCGGGGTCACCTATGGCATAGAGCGCTATTATGTGCCCGAGGGGCAGGGGCACGATATCGAGAGCGCACGCAATGACAATCGTGTCGCCATAGCGGCTCGCGTCTCTTCCGATGGTGTTGCCCATATCAAAAGCCTGCTTCTCGACGGCAAATCCGTCTATGAAGAGCCGCTTTACTGA
- the tig gene encoding trigger factor, translating into MQVIETLAEGLKREIKVVIPAKDMEVRMNERLAEVKDKVRINGFRPGKVPVSHLKKVYGKSIMADLVNEIVRDQPPAILTERGEKSATQPEVAMTEDKDEAEKILSAEADFEFTLSYEVIPAIELKPVNGIKVTREVAEISEDEVTEQILKIAESARSYETKKGKAADGDRVTIDYLGKVDGVAFDGGKDEDSQLVLGSNRFIPGFEEQLVGVKAGDEKVITVTFPADYPAKNLAGKEATFDINVKEVAAAGEIEINDELASKLGLESADRLKEIVRGQIESQYGSVTRQKVKRQILDQLDEMYQFDTPQKLVEAEFASIWRQIETDLAESGKTFEDEDTTEEKAREEYRKLAERRVRLGLVLSEIGEKAGVEVSEDELQRALYAQLQQFPGQEKEILEFFRNTPGASANLRAPIFEEKVIDHLLTEVDVTDKTVSKEALLAEDEEEGKPAAKKAAPKKKAAAKAEATEAAAEGEEAAAPKKKAAPKKKAAEDSAE; encoded by the coding sequence ATGCAGGTTATCGAAACGCTCGCTGAAGGGCTGAAGCGCGAAATCAAGGTCGTCATCCCGGCCAAGGACATGGAAGTGCGCATGAACGAGCGCCTCGCCGAGGTCAAGGACAAGGTCCGCATCAACGGCTTCCGTCCGGGCAAGGTTCCGGTCTCGCACTTGAAGAAGGTCTACGGCAAGTCGATCATGGCCGATCTGGTGAACGAGATCGTTCGCGACCAGCCGCCGGCAATCCTGACCGAGCGCGGCGAAAAGTCGGCAACCCAGCCGGAAGTCGCCATGACCGAGGACAAGGACGAGGCTGAAAAGATCCTCTCCGCCGAAGCCGATTTCGAATTCACGCTTTCCTACGAAGTCATTCCGGCGATCGAGCTGAAGCCGGTCAACGGCATCAAGGTGACCCGCGAAGTCGCTGAAATCAGCGAAGATGAAGTGACCGAGCAGATCCTCAAGATCGCCGAAAGCGCCCGCAGCTACGAGACCAAGAAGGGCAAGGCCGCCGACGGCGACCGCGTCACCATCGACTACCTCGGCAAGGTCGACGGCGTTGCCTTCGACGGTGGCAAGGATGAAGACTCGCAGCTCGTTCTCGGCTCCAACCGCTTCATCCCGGGCTTCGAAGAGCAGCTCGTCGGCGTCAAGGCTGGCGATGAGAAGGTCATCACCGTAACCTTCCCGGCCGACTATCCGGCCAAGAACCTCGCCGGCAAGGAAGCTACCTTCGACATCAACGTCAAGGAAGTTGCAGCCGCCGGCGAAATCGAAATCAACGACGAACTCGCTTCCAAGCTCGGCCTCGAATCGGCCGACCGCTTGAAGGAAATCGTTCGCGGCCAGATCGAAAGCCAGTACGGCTCGGTGACCCGCCAGAAGGTCAAGCGCCAGATCCTCGACCAGCTGGACGAAATGTACCAGTTCGACACGCCGCAGAAGCTGGTCGAAGCCGAATTCGCCAGCATCTGGCGCCAGATCGAGACGGACCTCGCTGAATCCGGCAAGACCTTCGAAGATGAAGACACCACGGAAGAGAAGGCTCGCGAAGAATATCGCAAGCTCGCCGAGCGTCGCGTTCGCCTCGGTCTCGTTCTCTCCGAAATCGGCGAGAAGGCCGGCGTCGAAGTCAGCGAAGACGAACTGCAGCGCGCGCTTTACGCACAGCTCCAGCAGTTCCCGGGCCAGGAAAAGGAAATCCTCGAATTCTTCCGCAACACGCCCGGTGCTTCCGCCAACCTGCGCGCGCCGATCTTCGAAGAAAAGGTCATCGACCACCTGCTGACCGAAGTCGACGTCACGGACAAGACCGTTTCCAAGGAAGCGCTGCTGGCCGAGGATGAAGAAGAAGGCAAGCCGGCTGCCAAGAAGGCTGCTCCGAAGAAGAAGGCTGCCGCCAAGGCTGAAGCAACGGAAGCTGCCGCCGAAGGCGAAGAAGCTGCAGCGCCGAAGAAGAAGGCCGCACCGAAGAAGAAGGCTGCTGAAGACAGCGCCGAGTAA
- the sthA gene encoding Si-specific NAD(P)(+) transhydrogenase, with product MDQFDLLVVGSGPAGRRGAIQAAKLGKRVLVIEQGKRVGGVSVHTGTIPSKTLRETALNLSGWRERGFYGRAYRVKQEISAEDLRRRLLITLDHEVEVLEHQFARNRVQHMRGKASFIDPQTMQVVKDDGEVVNVTAASILLAVGTKPFRPDYMPFDGKTVLDSDELLDIEELPRSMVVIGAGVIGIEYATIFSALDTQVTLIDPKSTMLDFIDKEIVEDFAYQLRDRNMKLLLGQKAEKVERLPSGKVELTLDNGRRITTDMVLFAAGRMGATDTLNLPAAGLEADNRGRLSVNPETFATKVPHIFAAGDVVGFPSLASTSMEQGRIAARVAVGAIAKEPPKYFPYGIYAVPEISTCGLSEEEVKERHIPYECGIARFRETSRGHIMGLDTGLLKMIFSLKTRRLLGVHIVGEGATELVHIGQAVLNLKGTVEYFVENTFNYPTLAEAYKIAGLDAWNRMGDIKSEL from the coding sequence ATGGACCAATTCGATCTCCTAGTGGTGGGTAGCGGCCCTGCAGGCCGCAGAGGCGCTATCCAGGCCGCCAAACTGGGCAAGAGGGTGCTCGTCATCGAGCAAGGCAAGCGCGTCGGCGGCGTCTCGGTCCACACGGGCACCATTCCCTCCAAGACGCTGCGCGAAACCGCGCTCAACCTCTCCGGCTGGCGCGAGCGCGGCTTCTATGGCCGGGCCTATCGCGTCAAACAGGAGATCAGCGCGGAGGACCTGCGCCGCCGCCTGCTGATCACGCTCGACCACGAAGTCGAGGTGCTCGAGCATCAGTTTGCCCGCAATCGCGTGCAGCACATGCGGGGCAAGGCAAGTTTCATCGATCCGCAGACCATGCAGGTCGTCAAGGACGACGGCGAAGTCGTCAATGTCACGGCGGCAAGCATCCTGCTGGCCGTCGGCACCAAGCCGTTCCGGCCGGATTACATGCCCTTCGATGGCAAGACAGTGCTCGACAGCGACGAGCTGCTGGATATCGAGGAACTGCCACGGTCGATGGTCGTCATCGGCGCCGGCGTCATCGGCATCGAATATGCTACCATCTTCAGCGCGCTCGATACGCAGGTGACGCTGATCGATCCGAAGTCGACCATGCTCGATTTCATCGACAAGGAAATCGTCGAAGACTTCGCCTATCAGCTGCGCGATCGCAACATGAAGCTGCTGCTCGGCCAGAAGGCTGAGAAAGTCGAGCGCCTGCCGAGCGGCAAGGTGGAGCTGACGCTGGACAACGGCCGCCGCATCACCACCGACATGGTGTTGTTTGCCGCCGGCCGCATGGGCGCGACGGATACGCTCAATCTGCCTGCTGCTGGCCTTGAGGCAGACAATCGCGGTCGTCTGAGCGTCAATCCGGAGACCTTTGCCACGAAAGTCCCGCATATCTTTGCCGCCGGCGATGTCGTCGGCTTCCCAAGCCTTGCCTCCACCTCGATGGAACAGGGCCGCATCGCCGCCCGCGTCGCCGTCGGCGCCATCGCCAAGGAGCCGCCGAAATACTTCCCCTACGGCATTTATGCCGTGCCGGAGATTTCCACCTGCGGCCTCTCCGAGGAAGAGGTCAAGGAGCGGCATATCCCTTACGAATGCGGTATCGCGCGCTTCCGCGAGACCTCGCGCGGCCATATCATGGGTCTCGACACCGGCCTCTTGAAGATGATCTTCTCGCTGAAGACCCGCCGGCTGCTCGGCGTCCACATCGTCGGCGAAGGCGCGACCGAGCTCGTCCACATCGGCCAGGCCGTGCTGAACCTCAAGGGCACCGTCGAATATTTCGTCGAGAACACCTTCAACTATCCGACACTCGCCGAAGCCTACAAGATCGCCGGCCTCGACGCCTGGAACCGCATGGGTGATATCAAGTCGGAGCTTTGA
- a CDS encoding dual specificity protein phosphatase family protein gives MPKTSSPLSHRLLLVGRGALVALGAFTAVAAGFYAHMLWTTNFHPVIAGELYRSSQPSAATIAELQKQYGIKTIINLRGDNSGRHWYDKEVAEAKQLNINHIDFHMSSGRELTQQQAAQLIEIMRDAPKPLLIHCQAGADRTGLASALYLAAIAKTNEATAENQMSIFYGHLSFSFTRAYAMDRTFEKLEPWLGFSAS, from the coding sequence ATGCCGAAGACGTCGTCGCCGCTTTCCCATCGCCTTCTACTTGTTGGCCGCGGCGCGCTTGTCGCCTTGGGAGCCTTCACGGCGGTAGCAGCCGGTTTCTACGCTCATATGCTCTGGACAACGAACTTCCACCCGGTCATCGCCGGCGAACTCTATCGCTCCTCCCAGCCGTCGGCCGCCACGATTGCCGAGCTTCAAAAGCAATACGGCATCAAGACCATCATCAACCTGCGCGGCGACAACAGCGGTCGTCATTGGTATGACAAGGAAGTCGCCGAGGCCAAGCAGCTCAATATCAACCACATCGATTTCCACATGTCTTCCGGTCGCGAGCTGACGCAGCAGCAGGCCGCACAGCTTATCGAAATCATGCGCGACGCGCCGAAGCCACTTCTCATTCATTGCCAGGCGGGAGCGGACCGCACAGGGCTCGCTTCGGCGCTCTATCTCGCCGCCATCGCCAAGACGAACGAGGCAACGGCGGAAAACCAGATGTCGATCTTCTACGGTCATCTTTCATTTTCCTTTACTCGCGCCTACGCCATGGATCGGACATTCGAGAAGCTGGAACCCTGGCTCGGCTTTTCCGCGTCCTGA